A stretch of the Haloarcula ordinaria genome encodes the following:
- a CDS encoding biotin transporter BioY: MSQEYSSVELVGDETVKHFTMAVLVAALTAALSQISIPLPGSLPPFSLQPFGMFFAGLLLGPLWGGLALALYILVGVAGVPVFSNGNAGLGYVLVGQGTGGFLVGFLAGAVVAGAIVHRDIDPRDLSTVSVLVQVVGLAAALVVVYAIGVPWLSAVTGLPLVRAATVMLPYVPFDVVKLGIAVAIVEGGYLATR, translated from the coding sequence ATGTCACAGGAGTACAGCTCGGTCGAGCTGGTCGGTGACGAGACGGTCAAGCACTTCACGATGGCGGTGCTCGTGGCGGCGCTGACGGCGGCGCTCTCGCAGATCTCGATTCCGCTGCCGGGGTCGCTCCCGCCCTTTTCGCTCCAGCCGTTCGGGATGTTCTTCGCCGGCCTGCTGCTCGGCCCGCTGTGGGGCGGGCTGGCACTGGCGCTGTACATCCTGGTCGGCGTCGCCGGTGTCCCGGTGTTCTCCAACGGGAACGCCGGCCTCGGCTACGTCCTCGTGGGCCAGGGCACCGGTGGCTTCCTCGTGGGCTTCCTCGCCGGCGCGGTCGTCGCCGGCGCTATCGTCCACCGTGACATCGACCCGCGTGACCTCTCGACGGTGTCGGTGCTCGTCCAGGTGGTGGGTCTCGCCGCCGCGCTCGTCGTCGTCTACGCCATCGGCGTCCCGTGGCTCTCGGCCGTCACCGGCCTCCCGCTCGTCCGGGCGGCCACCGTGATGCTCCCGTACGTCCCCTTCGACGTGGTGAAGCTCGGCATCGCCGTCGCCATCGTCGAGGGTGGCTACCTCGCGACGCGATGA
- a CDS encoding NusA-like transcription termination signal-binding factor codes for MRVELSDEARQLVALFENEASITVRDCVVDEDHDQVVYLVKRGDMADAIGPGGQTVQRVEEQLGRDVKLVEGAETAADFVANALAPAAVYNVTISENDDTVAYVEVAQEDRGAAIGRDGRNIDAARDLAKRHFDIDGIELT; via the coding sequence ATGCGGGTCGAGCTCTCGGACGAGGCCCGACAACTGGTCGCCCTCTTCGAGAACGAGGCGTCCATCACCGTCCGGGACTGCGTGGTCGACGAGGACCACGACCAGGTGGTCTATCTCGTCAAACGTGGTGACATGGCCGACGCAATCGGCCCCGGTGGCCAGACCGTCCAGCGCGTCGAAGAGCAGCTCGGCCGCGACGTGAAACTCGTCGAGGGGGCCGAGACGGCGGCGGACTTCGTCGCCAACGCGCTGGCCCCGGCGGCGGTGTACAACGTCACCATCTCCGAGAACGACGACACCGTCGCCTACGTCGAGGTGGCCCAGGAGGACCGCGGGGCCGCCATCGGCCGCGACGGCCGCAACATCGACGCCGCACGGGACCTGGCGAAGCGCCACTTCGACATCGACGGCATCGAACTCACCTGA
- a CDS encoding 30S ribosomal protein S12, which translates to MTNGKYAARKLKKDRQKHRWSDSDYARRERGLGKKSDPLEGAPQGRGIVLEKVGIEAKQPNSAIRKCVRVQLIKNGKQVTAFCPGDGAISFIDEHDEVTIAGIGGAKGRAMGDLSGVNYKVEKVNGVSMIELVRGNAEKPVR; encoded by the coding sequence ATGACGAACGGCAAATACGCCGCGCGCAAACTCAAGAAGGACCGCCAGAAGCACCGGTGGTCCGACTCCGACTACGCGCGCCGCGAGCGAGGCCTGGGCAAGAAGTCCGACCCGCTCGAGGGCGCGCCCCAGGGCCGAGGCATCGTACTGGAGAAAGTGGGCATCGAGGCCAAGCAGCCCAACTCCGCCATCCGGAAGTGCGTCCGCGTTCAGCTCATCAAGAACGGGAAGCAGGTCACCGCGTTCTGTCCCGGTGACGGTGCCATCTCCTTCATCGACGAGCACGACGAGGTCACCATCGCCGGTATCGGTGGGGCGAAGGGTCGTGCGATGGGGGACCTCTCCGGTGTCAACTACAAGGTCGAGAAGGTCAACGGCGTCTCCATGATCGAGCTCGTTCGCGGGAACGCGGAGAAACCGGTCCGATAA
- the rpoA2 gene encoding DNA-directed RNA polymerase subunit A'' — MTANVSADIEAVVEDTELPRRLKDEVYSTIEDRDLGVEDADRIAQAVESRYMETRVDPLDPVGTVSAQSIGEPGTQMTMNTFHYAGVAEIDVTQGLPRLIELVDARKTPDTPMMTVHLDDEYATDREKAHEVVWKIEATRILALGDISTNVADMLVEIDLNDDTLLERWPTVDDVDAIAEEIAETIESNLGVEARQVGTVIEFGPEEPSYRDLLQLVEELRDIIFKGIEEVSRVVIRKEDLEDGEEFVLYTEGSDFGDVLGIEGVDASRTTCNNIHEIYRELGVEAARETLINETMNTLEEQGLDDVNVRHLMLVADIMTNEGTIESIGRHGISGSKDSVLARAAFEVTVNHLLDAAIHGEVDQLDGVTENVIVGKPIKLGTGDVDLRMGVSRNAD; from the coding sequence ATGACAGCAAACGTCTCCGCAGACATCGAAGCGGTCGTCGAGGACACGGAGCTCCCGCGACGGCTGAAAGACGAGGTGTACAGCACCATCGAAGACCGCGACCTCGGCGTCGAGGACGCCGACCGCATCGCACAGGCCGTCGAGTCGCGCTACATGGAGACGCGGGTCGACCCGCTGGACCCGGTCGGGACCGTCTCGGCCCAGTCCATCGGGGAGCCGGGCACGCAGATGACGATGAACACGTTCCACTACGCCGGCGTGGCGGAGATCGACGTCACCCAGGGGCTCCCGCGCCTCATCGAGCTCGTCGACGCCCGGAAGACGCCGGACACGCCGATGATGACCGTCCACCTCGACGACGAGTACGCGACCGACCGCGAGAAGGCCCACGAGGTCGTCTGGAAGATCGAGGCCACCCGCATCCTCGCGCTGGGTGACATCTCGACGAACGTCGCGGACATGCTCGTCGAGATCGACCTCAACGACGACACCCTGCTCGAGCGGTGGCCGACCGTCGACGACGTCGACGCCATCGCCGAGGAGATCGCCGAGACCATCGAGTCGAACCTCGGCGTCGAGGCCCGCCAGGTCGGAACCGTCATCGAGTTCGGCCCCGAGGAGCCCAGCTACCGCGACCTGCTGCAGCTGGTCGAGGAGCTGCGCGACATCATCTTCAAGGGCATCGAGGAGGTCTCCCGCGTCGTCATCCGCAAGGAAGACCTCGAGGACGGCGAGGAGTTTGTCCTCTACACCGAGGGGTCGGACTTCGGCGACGTCCTCGGTATCGAGGGCGTCGACGCCTCGCGGACCACGTGTAACAACATCCACGAGATCTACCGCGAACTGGGCGTCGAGGCCGCCCGCGAAACGCTGATCAACGAGACGATGAACACCCTCGAAGAGCAGGGGCTGGACGACGTGAACGTCCGCCACCTGATGCTGGTCGCGGACATCATGACCAACGAGGGGACCATCGAGTCCATCGGTCGCCACGGTATCTCCGGGTCGAAGGACTCGGTGCTCGCCCGCGCCGCGTTCGAGGTGACGGTCAACCACCTGCTTGACGCCGCCATCCACGGCGAGGTCGACCAGCTCGACGGCGTCACGGAGAACGTCATCGTCGGCAAACCCATCAAGCTCGGCACCGGAGACGTCGACCTCCGGATGGGCGTCAGTCGTAACGCCGACTGA
- a CDS encoding DUF5781 family protein, which translates to MDVHVRGGPAEPFLGARDLFSTEYDLDRPVTVRVRTDPDERTRVSHDEESHLLIISRQAATSALARELALHEYAHMHHYERGHPSHTQSTEEAIFLAIAGRSVERRKLVHCYQIANHMKDVYADDVWMQMVPGDKVVDFLEASLAAAVADRPVDPPAWDGVGTRVAPRDGTPEPSSRRTPAADPDITAVNAAFALALCERHDLLESDHRLYDLAHAAASDAPDLDFGAFKRQFAALSPDPDESEFRKALVDATKAYLTSGSSQAAD; encoded by the coding sequence ATGGACGTTCACGTGCGGGGCGGCCCGGCCGAACCGTTTCTCGGAGCGCGCGACCTCTTCTCGACGGAGTACGACCTCGACCGTCCGGTGACAGTCCGCGTGCGCACGGACCCGGACGAGCGCACGCGCGTCAGCCACGACGAGGAGAGTCACCTCCTCATCATCTCCCGGCAGGCCGCGACGAGCGCGCTGGCCCGCGAGCTCGCGCTGCACGAGTACGCCCACATGCACCACTACGAGCGGGGTCACCCCTCACACACCCAGTCGACGGAGGAGGCTATCTTCCTCGCGATAGCGGGCCGGTCGGTCGAGCGCCGGAAGCTCGTCCACTGCTACCAGATCGCGAACCACATGAAAGACGTCTACGCGGACGACGTCTGGATGCAGATGGTGCCGGGCGACAAGGTGGTCGACTTCCTCGAGGCGAGTCTCGCGGCGGCCGTCGCCGACCGCCCGGTCGACCCGCCGGCGTGGGACGGCGTGGGGACGCGGGTGGCACCGCGGGACGGCACGCCCGAACCGTCGAGCCGTCGCACGCCGGCCGCCGACCCGGACATCACGGCGGTCAACGCCGCGTTCGCGCTGGCGCTCTGTGAGCGACACGACCTGCTCGAGTCGGACCATCGGCTGTACGACCTCGCGCACGCGGCCGCGTCGGACGCTCCGGACCTCGATTTCGGCGCGTTCAAGCGCCAGTTCGCGGCGTTGTCACCGGACCCCGACGAGTCCGAGTTCCGCAAGGCCCTGGTCGACGCGACGAAGGCCTACCTCACGAGCGGGTCGAGCCAGGCGGCCGACTGA
- a CDS encoding energy-coupling factor transporter transmembrane component T family protein, translating into MLTYQSGATALHRLDPRGKLLVQFGLAIAVVAHPTVPWLVGATLLGLAALAAARLSPLTVFRAYWVVFAVLAVAPLLAGVALGPPWFRVDPALDSLRAVARVVPILFVSAAYLRTTSVRETRAAVQRVVPGKPGQLLGVGMALVVRLFPLVLSDVREVRDAIRARGGERRSPWERARVLVVRSLDRTLARSDRLGVALRARCFAWNPTLPALAFEGRDYPVLALGLALTLSPLL; encoded by the coding sequence ATGCTGACCTACCAGTCGGGGGCGACGGCGCTCCACCGCCTCGACCCGCGGGGGAAACTCCTCGTGCAGTTCGGCCTGGCCATCGCCGTCGTCGCGCACCCGACTGTCCCGTGGCTCGTCGGCGCGACGCTGCTCGGCTTGGCCGCGCTGGCGGCCGCACGGCTCTCCCCGCTCACCGTGTTCCGGGCGTACTGGGTCGTCTTCGCAGTGCTGGCCGTCGCCCCGCTGCTGGCCGGCGTGGCCCTCGGTCCACCCTGGTTTCGGGTCGACCCGGCGCTCGACTCGCTTCGCGCCGTCGCGCGGGTGGTTCCCATCCTCTTCGTGAGCGCCGCTTACCTCCGGACGACGTCGGTCCGTGAGACCCGGGCCGCCGTCCAGCGAGTCGTCCCCGGCAAGCCCGGTCAGTTGCTCGGCGTCGGGATGGCGCTGGTCGTGCGACTCTTCCCCCTCGTACTCAGCGACGTCCGGGAAGTGCGGGACGCGATTCGGGCCCGCGGCGGGGAGCGGCGGTCGCCGTGGGAGCGGGCTCGGGTACTGGTCGTCCGGTCGCTGGACCGGACGCTCGCCCGCTCGGACCGCCTGGGGGTCGCGCTCCGGGCCCGGTGTTTCGCCTGGAACCCGACGCTCCCGGCGCTGGCATTCGAGGGGCGTGACTACCCGGTCCTGGCACTGGGGCTCGCGCTGACGCTGTCGCCGCTGTTGTGA
- a CDS encoding energy-coupling factor ABC transporter ATP-binding protein: MITLEDVTFRYDDTRVLDGLSLSVPDGEFCLLVGPNGSGKTTLVRHLNALLTPEAGTVTVDGVDVSESPVVARTTVGMVFQHPRDQFVAATVGADVAFGPENLGLERDEIDRRVDDALSAVGLADRVDARLDSLSGGEQARAAIAGALAMEPDYLVLDEPLVGLDWPARESVLEHLSALNDAGTGLLVVTHDLRDLHERADRIVGLDGGQVVLDDAPAAALDRVEPLGVRDPRC, translated from the coding sequence ATGATAACGCTCGAGGACGTCACCTTCCGCTACGACGATACCCGCGTCCTCGACGGGCTCTCGCTGTCGGTTCCCGACGGGGAGTTCTGCCTGCTGGTCGGCCCCAACGGGAGCGGGAAGACGACGCTCGTCCGGCACCTGAACGCGCTGTTGACGCCCGAGGCAGGGACCGTCACCGTCGACGGCGTCGACGTGAGCGAGTCCCCGGTGGTCGCCCGGACCACGGTCGGGATGGTGTTCCAGCACCCACGCGACCAGTTCGTCGCCGCCACCGTCGGGGCCGACGTGGCGTTCGGGCCGGAGAACCTCGGGCTCGAGCGGGACGAAATCGACCGCCGGGTCGACGACGCGCTGTCGGCCGTGGGACTGGCCGACCGGGTCGACGCCCGGCTGGACTCGCTGTCGGGCGGCGAGCAGGCGCGGGCGGCCATCGCCGGGGCGCTGGCGATGGAGCCCGACTACCTCGTGCTGGACGAACCGCTCGTCGGCCTCGACTGGCCGGCCCGCGAGTCCGTGCTCGAACACCTCTCGGCACTCAACGACGCGGGCACTGGTCTGCTGGTCGTGACCCACGACCTGCGCGACCTCCACGAGCGGGCCGACCGGATCGTGGGACTCGACGGCGGGCAGGTCGTCCTCGACGACGCGCCCGCGGCGGCACTGGACCGCGTCGAACCCCTCGGCGTCCGGGACCCGCGATGCTGA
- a CDS encoding 30S ribosomal protein S7, with translation MSAEDTPEGEEPEDVEEETTRAKLFGEWDISDIEYTDPSTERYINVTPIAHTMGRHAEKQFKKSDISVVERLINRLMQTDENTGKKQLATSIVTDAFDIVHDRTDENPIQVLVRAVENSAPREETVRLKYGGISVPKAVDVAPQRRVDQALKFLAEGVYGSSFKTTTSAEEALAQQLIGAANADVQTYAVNQKEEKERVAAAAR, from the coding sequence ATGAGTGCCGAAGACACACCCGAAGGCGAGGAGCCCGAAGACGTCGAGGAAGAGACCACCCGCGCCAAGCTCTTTGGCGAGTGGGACATCTCCGACATCGAGTACACGGACCCCTCCACCGAGCGCTACATCAACGTCACGCCCATCGCCCACACGATGGGGCGCCACGCCGAGAAGCAGTTCAAGAAGTCCGACATCAGCGTCGTCGAGCGGCTCATCAACCGCCTGATGCAGACCGACGAGAACACGGGCAAGAAGCAGCTGGCGACGTCTATCGTCACCGACGCCTTCGACATCGTCCACGACCGCACCGACGAGAACCCGATCCAGGTGCTCGTCCGCGCCGTCGAGAACAGCGCGCCCCGGGAGGAGACCGTCCGCCTGAAGTACGGGGGCATCAGCGTCCCGAAGGCCGTCGACGTCGCGCCCCAGCGCCGCGTCGACCAGGCCCTGAAGTTCCTCGCCGAGGGCGTCTACGGCAGCTCGTTCAAGACGACCACCAGCGCCGAGGAGGCCCTCGCCCAGCAGCTCATCGGCGCGGCGAACGCCGACGTCCAGACCTACGCGGTCAACCAGAAAGAGGAGAAAGAGCGCGTCGCGGCGGCCGCTCGATAA